In Paraburkholderia youngii, the genomic stretch TGCGCGGAAGCGGGCGCCAGCAACGCGAGCTATATCGTGCTGCGGTTGCCGTGGGAGGTCGCGCCGCTGTTCAAGGATTGGCTGAGCGCACATTTCCCGGATCGTGCCGAGCGCGTGATGAACCGTGTGCACGACATGCGGGGCGGCAAGGATTACGACTCGTCGTTCTCGACCCGCATGAAGGGAGAGGGGTTATGGGCGGATCTGCTCAAGCAGCGCTTTCACAAGGCCGCGCGCCGGTTGGGGCTGAGCGGGCGTGACCGCGGCATTCTCGACATGTCGCACTTCCGCCGGATCGAGTCGCCGCGCGCCGGGCAGGCGAGCGCACCGGCGCGTGACAATCCGCAATTGAGGCTTTTCTAGCGCGCAGGAAGGCCTGCTGGTCCCGCGACGGGTGTTACTGCGAAATCGCTTTGGCCGCTTCGACCTGGCTTTCGAAGTAGGTCTGGAACGCGAGCGCGAGACCGGTCATCAGCAGAAACGCACCGATGAGCAGCGAAAAGATCACGACGAAAATGACCGTCCAGCCCGAGCGGCTTTTGCGTTGCGTGTGGGCGTTGAATTGCGCATCCCATTTCTGATCCGGACGCAGCCCGTAGACGAGCGCGGCCAGAAACGCAGCGAACAGTGAAACCGCACCGATCGACGCAAGCACCCAGCCGAGGATCGACG encodes the following:
- a CDS encoding NINE protein, whose product is MSTVALTSPRFRSKTLTAALAFLFGSLGAHRFYLYGIRDIFGWTHLLGTLIGIPGVMLLIATERASILGWVLASIGAVSLFAAFLAALVYGLRPDQKWDAQFNAHTQRKSRSGWTVIFVVIFSLLIGAFLLMTGLALAFQTYFESQVEAAKAISQ